AGAATAACAACAATCCCACTCCGGATATAGAAGCCTTCATCCTCATGATTAGCCTCCTCCACCTGGGCTTTATTGACTATTTTGACGTTCTTGCCAATACGGGCATTTTTATCAACGATCGCTTTACGAATGACCGTGTTTTCCCCAATTCCTAAGGGAACTCTACCTTGGTCAAGATCAGCTTGCCGCTTAGACAGAGACTGATAATAATCTGACCCTAGCCACAGCACATTGTCCAGGGTGCAATGATCGTCGACATAAGAGCGAACCCCTAGAACAGAGTGGTGAATTTGACTTTTTTTAACAATACAGCCTTCACCAATAATGGATTCCGTGACCCGGCAGTCGAGGATTTTACTGGGTGGTAAATATCGGGCTCGGGTATAGATGGGGGCTTGCTCATCGTAAAAACTAAACTTGGGCTTGGGCTGTTGAGCTAAAGCTAGATTGGCCTCATAGAACGCTTCAATCGTTCCAATATCTTCCCAATAGTCATCAAATAGGAATGCCTGAATATTATGATTCGCAGCAGCAGTAGGAATCACTTCTTTACCAAAGTCAGTATGCTCAAGATTAGATTCCAATAAATCGATCAGAACCTCTTTTTTGAACACATAAATCCCCATGGAGGCAATATAAGGTTGCTCACGGGCTTGGTCTGCATTCAACCCGAGCAAAGTGGTATCCACCTGCATTTGGGTTAATTCATCTCCAGTGGGCTTTTCACAAAAATCTCCCACACGCCCTGATTCATCCAGTTTCATTAAGCCAAAAGCAGAGGCCCGTCGCTCATCCATGGGCACCACGGAAATCGTGATATCGGCATTGGTATCGCGATGTCGTTGAACAAATTGGCTGTAGTCCATGCGATACAAGTGGTCTCCAGAAAGAATGAGATATTCATCCACATCCCATTCCTTGAGCAACTGCAAATATTGACGAACGGCATCCGCAGTTCCTTCAAACCAACCTGAGTTATCAGGAGTCTGCTGAGCAGCTAAGACCTCGACAAATCCTTCTGTAAAATTTGAGAAATTATAGCCTCGACTCAAATGTCGATTGAGAGACGCTGAGTTGAATTGAGTCAGGACATAGATTTTATTAATGTCTGAGTTAATGCAATTACTCACAGGTATATCAATCAGACGATACTTACCTGCTAAAGGCACAGCAGGTTTAGCCCTCATTTTTGTCAAGGGATAGAGTCGGGTGCCAGCACCGCCGCCGAGAATAATGGATAGTACGCGTTTCATATTTCCTCGCTAAATATAATGTTTAATCACAAAGGCATATTGAAAAGGCCCTGAGTCTATTGCTCAGGGCCTGGGAGATTAGTGTAGTTGCAGGGCTCGGTGTTTGTCGTCCAGTTTGTGGATAGTATCGACAAATCGGGCCGTTTTGGATTGCGTAGAGATAATGAGAGATTCAGTTCTCACGCCTCCTGGGAAAAAACGAGCCCCTTTCATCAGGGTTCCGGGGGTTATTCCGCAGGCGGCAAATAAAACGGTTTCGCCACAGGCTAGCTCCTCAGCTTCATAGATGCGATCCGGATCGTCAATCCCCATTTCCTTTAATCGAGCTAGGTTGCTTTCTTTACTCTCACCAATCAATCCAGTCTGGACAATTTCTGGGTCATAGATCAGTTGGCCTTGGAAATGTCCCCCTAATGCCCGCATGGCAGCCGCAGAAATCACGCCTTCTGGTGCGGCACCAATCCCCATCAACGCATGAATATTAGTCCCTGAAAATGCACAAGACAACGCAGCGGAGACATCGCCATCATCAATCAAGCGGACTCTAGCCCCTACATCGCGAATTTCTTTAATCAGTGCACCATGTCGAGATCGATCCATCACCACAACAACCAATTCGGCGATTGAGCGATCTAAGCATTCAGCAATGATTTTCAAGTTTTCAGTCGCGGATTTACGAATATCAACTTTTCCCTTCGCGGCAGGAGGAGCAGCTAACTTCTTCATATAGAAGTCAGGAGCAGCAAACAACCCTCCTTTCTCAGAAATGGCGAGAACAGCCATTGAACCATTCTGACCATAGGCCACTAAGTTCGTGCCTTCACACGGATCAACAGCAATATCGATCTCAACTAACTCATCAATCGTACAGAAGTCGGCGGCATCTTCCTGGGTACAGATACCAACTTGCTCACCAATGTAAAGCATGGGGGCATCATCCCGTTCTCCCTCACCAATCACAATCCGGCCTCGCATATGGATTTGATTCATGCGACTCCGCATCGCGTCAACAGCCACGGCATCGGCTGTATCTTTCTCGCCTTTACCCATCCATCGAGCAGATGCGATCGCAGCTTGCTCAACCACTTCTATAATTTCTAAACCAATCACATTGTCCATTTCGTTTTCCTCAAAGTCCGTTATTAATGGTTCGTGCAAGACAGTGTGGGTAAAACTCAAAGCTAGTTCTTCCAAATGAAACTGTCGTCATTTGGATTTTTTCTGATACAGGTGAATCGCAGGGCTTTGAAGCGAAATCACCTGGCAAGCAGCCATAGTTTCTGGGGTGTCTTGTTCCCAATAAATCAACAAAAACTCGGCATGGGGTTTATATCGCCTATAACTATCTAAAACAGTGGGATAGGCTAATCCAGCGTCTCGGATTTCCTCCATATTCATATAATCAGTGGGGATAATTTCAGGATCCTCAGATTGCCAGGGCGCAGCGACGACTGCGCCTTTCTGCTTCGATTCCAGATATCGACGCAGGGCCATACGCCCTAGACTTTTTGCATTATTCTCCCATCCCAAGAAGTCATACATTTTGAACAACACCCGCTCAGTATCCTCAGGATTGAGCGTACTGAGTACGGGTTTCATCTTCGGCTTCTTAGGGGAGTCTTGACCAAAACCTTTACCCATCTTTAATTCCCTCGCTGACCAAATGGGTGTTTATCTTCCTCGTGATTAACGGATTAATGAAATAAATCAGGCATCAATTAAGTGATTTATAACTAGAGGTCACGAACAGAGCCTAGTTTATGAAACAGGGCCTACTAGCTAGGCCATAACCTTAAGAATGTAGGCACCGTACACAAAGACGACTCATTCGCCTTTCCGTGCTGATAACTGGATATCATTCAATGAATGGTAGCTCGGTCTGTATTATCTAAGTGACGTGAGCTCAGCGAAAAAAATAGGGAATCAAACTGAATCATATAATCTTGTACTTTTGTAAACTTAATTAATAAATTGAAATCATTTTAGATGAGTAATTTTACCTAGTCAACCCTAGTTTCAAATTTTCTATTGCTCTTTCCTCGACTTAAAGCACGGTAGTAGACATCCTATAAGCAGACCAAAAATCTATAAAACACAATTCATATAAGGGTTATCAGAATTTAGTTTTAATACCTCTTCAAGCGGCAGACAAGGGCCATCACCGAAATAATAAGTGAGTAAAAGATTCTGAGATCTTTCTCAACAGCCAAAGACTCATCAATATAACTTCATGTTTTTCTAATAAATATGAAGTTATACAAAGTCAGCACAAGTTTAAATCGAGCTTGTTGAAACAGTGAATTGAGCTAATTCCGCCCATCAAACAGTACAAGCAGAGCAAAGCACTTCTCATTAAAAGTGAGATGAGCAGAGCAATATCCTCTCTAACTCCTTCAGAAAAGATCCTAAACAGCCTGGATGCTAAACAGAACCACAAGCGGCACAGCCACCACTACAGGTACAGGACCAAGGCCGTGATGACCATCGCAGGTGGTATCAGTAAACTTCGCCAGCAAACGATTCAAGCCATACTGTCGATTGGCCTGATCAATATTTGTCCCCAATTTGAACTCACAACGTTACATCATCATGAGTGTGTTGTTTCAGTCGGGCCTGCACCTGGATTGTCCTCAAGGCAGACCACTCAAGTGAATGCCGCACACTTTACACCATTATCAATTGGCTCAGGTTCATGTTGAAGAGGGTAAATACTGAAATGGAAAAAGTGGCTAATAATCAGTCAAAGCAATTCATATCATTATGAAGATATGGCGTCTGATTGCTCTGCTATAGATGAGTGAAAATATGATTTTAAAATTTGCTTCTGAAACAGATCAGTAGTGCTTGGACGGTAATGCTTTAAGCTCTCTAAGACTGAAATTTTTTGCCTAATCATTAGATGTTTAATATCCACCTGGTGAAGTAATCCCAGCTCTAATTCCTTTTGGATAGACATTAACGGCACAAAGGCCGCACCTAAGCCAAACTGAACAGCATTTTTAATCGCTTCTAGAGAACCAAAACTCATTTCTGGCTGTAATCGTTTCAGATCAACATCACCTATAACCAAATCTTGATCAATCACTGAATGGGGCGGTTGTTGAGAGTCAAGGACAATAAACTTTAATTGATATAGATCTTGGAACTCAATGGCGCTAATTGAGGTGAAAGGATGAGATGAAGGCACAATCAGGACGATGGGCTCTTCTGATTCCATCGT
The Acaryochloris marina S15 genome window above contains:
- a CDS encoding glucose-1-phosphate adenylyltransferase → MKRVLSIILGGGAGTRLYPLTKMRAKPAVPLAGKYRLIDIPVSNCINSDINKIYVLTQFNSASLNRHLSRGYNFSNFTEGFVEVLAAQQTPDNSGWFEGTADAVRQYLQLLKEWDVDEYLILSGDHLYRMDYSQFVQRHRDTNADITISVVPMDERRASAFGLMKLDESGRVGDFCEKPTGDELTQMQVDTTLLGLNADQAREQPYIASMGIYVFKKEVLIDLLESNLEHTDFGKEVIPTAAANHNIQAFLFDDYWEDIGTIEAFYEANLALAQQPKPKFSFYDEQAPIYTRARYLPPSKILDCRVTESIIGEGCIVKKSQIHHSVLGVRSYVDDHCTLDNVLWLGSDYYQSLSKRQADLDQGRVPLGIGENTVIRKAIVDKNARIGKNVKIVNKAQVEEANHEDEGFYIRSGIVVILKNAIIPDGTEI
- the glpX gene encoding class II fructose-bisphosphatase, whose protein sequence is MDNVIGLEIIEVVEQAAIASARWMGKGEKDTADAVAVDAMRSRMNQIHMRGRIVIGEGERDDAPMLYIGEQVGICTQEDAADFCTIDELVEIDIAVDPCEGTNLVAYGQNGSMAVLAISEKGGLFAAPDFYMKKLAAPPAAKGKVDIRKSATENLKIIAECLDRSIAELVVVVMDRSRHGALIKEIRDVGARVRLIDDGDVSAALSCAFSGTNIHALMGIGAAPEGVISAAAMRALGGHFQGQLIYDPEIVQTGLIGESKESNLARLKEMGIDDPDRIYEAEELACGETVLFAACGITPGTLMKGARFFPGGVRTESLIISTQSKTARFVDTIHKLDDKHRALQLH